A window of Thermosynechococcus sp. NK55a contains these coding sequences:
- a CDS encoding SagB/ThcOx family dehydrogenase: MGFQQLSLAQHYHERTKYAPETLAQQAAPLDWSRQPSPFKTYPLGSVFSLKSFLEPAKGSAHPCWQRLSRLLYCTYGITGVVPYPDQPFYMRAAPSAGGLYPAEIYVLTRNDTAIPAGIYNYQVKDHALVQVWQSYCWSALQAACLWHPALERTHIALVVTAVFYRSAWRYGDRAYRRICLDIGHLLGNVELAANIHDFRAHFIGGFVDAQMNELLYLDPEQEGVLAVVALANLLAVDENLSPFPSVLPSATCYDYGAIASGELLRACHRASALTSSEIIYGMQTPSPRAKAPPEPPASKYNFPFGLRVSLSKTIIHWETNLAALQQTILQRRSTRQYSGQGIEVDQLAALLTFAYHPQDYRDQGLDECPSFFDPTLVETFIAVTRVRALEEGCYYYAIAEHELRQIRFKNFQEPLHFLCLNQDLGRDAAVVIFHTANLERAIARYGERAYRYLHMDAGHLGQRLNLAATALGLGVSGIGGFFDDQVNDLLGIPPEEAVLYITTVGKAA, translated from the coding sequence ATGGGGTTTCAACAACTTTCTTTGGCACAGCATTACCACGAACGCACCAAGTACGCCCCTGAGACCTTAGCCCAACAAGCTGCCCCCCTGGATTGGAGCCGTCAACCGAGTCCCTTCAAAACCTATCCCCTGGGCTCCGTCTTTTCCCTGAAGTCGTTCCTAGAGCCAGCGAAGGGGTCGGCTCACCCCTGCTGGCAGCGACTCTCCCGCTTGTTGTACTGCACCTATGGCATTACTGGGGTGGTTCCCTATCCCGATCAGCCCTTTTATATGCGGGCAGCACCCTCTGCGGGAGGGCTATATCCAGCGGAGATCTATGTTCTCACTCGCAACGATACTGCTATTCCCGCTGGCATTTATAACTATCAAGTAAAAGATCATGCCCTTGTGCAGGTGTGGCAAAGCTATTGTTGGTCAGCCCTACAGGCGGCTTGTCTTTGGCATCCAGCCCTAGAAAGGACGCACATTGCTCTGGTGGTCACAGCCGTCTTTTACCGTTCCGCTTGGCGTTATGGCGATCGCGCCTATCGCCGCATTTGTCTTGACATTGGGCACCTCTTGGGGAATGTGGAACTGGCCGCCAATATCCATGATTTTCGTGCCCACTTTATTGGTGGTTTTGTGGATGCCCAGATGAATGAACTGCTTTACCTTGATCCAGAGCAGGAGGGGGTCTTGGCGGTGGTTGCCCTGGCCAATTTGCTGGCAGTGGACGAAAACTTATCCCCGTTTCCCTCTGTGTTACCCTCTGCTACCTGCTATGACTATGGGGCGATCGCCAGTGGCGAGTTGCTCAGAGCCTGCCATCGTGCCAGTGCCCTCACAAGTAGTGAGATAATCTACGGCATGCAGACACCCAGCCCCAGGGCCAAGGCGCCTCCCGAACCCCCTGCAAGTAAGTACAACTTTCCCTTTGGGCTGCGGGTCAGTCTCAGCAAAACCATCATTCACTGGGAGACCAATCTAGCCGCTCTGCAGCAAACCATTCTCCAGCGGCGTTCCACCCGTCAGTACAGTGGCCAAGGGATTGAGGTGGATCAATTGGCTGCCCTGCTCACCTTTGCCTACCATCCGCAAGACTACCGCGATCAAGGCCTAGACGAATGCCCCAGTTTCTTTGACCCAACCCTGGTGGAAACCTTTATTGCCGTGACGCGGGTCAGGGCGCTTGAGGAGGGCTGCTACTACTACGCTATAGCTGAGCATGAACTCCGCCAGATTCGCTTCAAGAACTTTCAGGAACCGTTGCACTTTCTCTGTCTCAATCAAGACCTCGGTCGCGATGCCGCAGTGGTGATTTTCCATACCGCCAATCTGGAGCGGGCGATCGCTCGCTATGGCGAACGCGCCTATCGCTACCTGCACATGGATGCCGGCCACCTCGGCCAGCGACTTAACTTAGCCGCTACCGCCTTGGGGCTAGGGGTGAGTGGCATCGGCGGCTTCTTTGATGATCAGGTCAACGATCTCCTCGGCATTCCCCCCGAAGAAGCCGTTCTCTACATCACCACTGTTGGCAAAGCCGCATGA
- a CDS encoding Rrf2 family transcriptional regulator, with amino-acid sequence MTLTTRGHYSIKALLDLSLLPNYGPASVRTIAERQKIPAPYLEKLLIELRRAGLVRSLRGVYGGYQLARPPATISLRDILTAVGESPAPLFLHPPQPEDGTADWVTLSLWQRLHQKLQEALASISLEDLYFDARSWQAAQGDGATFVI; translated from the coding sequence ATGACCCTCACCACCCGTGGCCACTACAGTATCAAGGCTCTGTTGGACTTGAGTTTGTTGCCCAACTATGGGCCTGCCTCGGTGCGTACCATTGCTGAGCGGCAAAAGATTCCTGCCCCCTATCTAGAAAAACTCTTGATTGAATTGCGGCGTGCCGGCTTGGTGCGATCGCTGCGCGGCGTCTATGGGGGCTATCAACTCGCCCGTCCCCCAGCGACCATTTCCCTGCGGGATATCCTTACTGCTGTTGGTGAATCGCCAGCTCCCCTGTTTTTACACCCCCCTCAACCGGAAGATGGCACCGCCGATTGGGTAACCTTGAGTCTCTGGCAACGACTCCACCAAAAACTTCAGGAGGCCTTGGCCAGTATTTCCCTTGAGGATTTATACTTTGATGCCCGCAGTTGGCAAGCGGCCCAAGGGGATGGGGCAACATTTGTAATCTAG
- a CDS encoding FHA domain-containing protein codes for MPTPSYPKASLIVRERGLPKQAVILSPDRQWTSGPQLDCCIHPTDTYVSRLHAEINAFLFRGQPLSFISDSHSRNGTFLNGLPLQHRTLLHHEEVIGVGTTYPDIYLSRHLRKSPSMSAPN; via the coding sequence ATGCCAACGCCAAGCTACCCCAAAGCATCACTGATCGTTCGCGAACGTGGTTTGCCAAAACAGGCAGTCATTCTCAGTCCCGATCGCCAGTGGACCAGTGGCCCCCAGCTGGACTGTTGTATTCATCCCACAGATACCTATGTCTCGCGGTTGCATGCTGAGATCAACGCCTTTCTCTTTAGGGGACAGCCCCTCTCCTTCATTAGTGATTCCCACAGCCGCAATGGCACGTTCCTGAATGGCCTGCCGCTTCAGCACAGGACTCTGCTTCACCATGAAGAGGTCATTGGTGTGGGCACTACCTATCCAGACATTTACCTATCCAGACATTTAAGGAAATCTCCCTCGATGAGTGCCCCGAATTGA
- the rplU gene encoding 50S ribosomal protein L21 — MAYAIIETGGKQLRVEPGRFYDVERLAIEPEGTIDLEQVLLVQTDSQVHVGQPYVSGAVVSGTVMEHRRGPKVIVYKMRPKKKTRRKKGHRQELTRIMINEIRLNGESLGG, encoded by the coding sequence ATGGCATACGCAATCATTGAGACCGGTGGCAAGCAACTGCGCGTTGAACCCGGGCGCTTTTACGATGTGGAGCGGCTCGCCATTGAGCCGGAGGGCACCATTGATCTTGAACAGGTGTTGCTGGTGCAAACCGATAGCCAAGTCCACGTGGGTCAACCCTACGTCAGTGGTGCGGTTGTCTCTGGTACGGTGATGGAGCATCGGCGCGGGCCGAAGGTGATTGTCTATAAAATGCGGCCGAAAAAGAAAACCCGCAGGAAAAAAGGCCACCGTCAAGAACTCACTCGCATCATGATCAATGAGATTCGTCTCAATGGTGAATCCCTAGGAGGTTAA
- the rpmA gene encoding 50S ribosomal protein L27 → MAHKKGTGSTRNGRDSNAQRLGVKRFGGEVVKAGHILVRQRGTKFHPGANVGRGGDDTLFAMIAGVVTFERYGKNRKRVSVYPLAEA, encoded by the coding sequence ATGGCACACAAGAAAGGAACAGGTAGTACCCGCAACGGTCGCGATTCAAATGCCCAGCGTTTGGGTGTCAAGCGCTTTGGCGGGGAAGTGGTCAAGGCCGGTCACATTCTGGTGCGGCAGCGGGGAACAAAATTCCACCCGGGCGCGAATGTGGGTCGTGGGGGTGATGATACCCTTTTTGCAATGATTGCCGGTGTCGTTACCTTTGAGCGCTATGGCAAAAATCGCAAGCGTGTGAGTGTCTATCCCCTAGCAGAGGCCTAA